The nucleotide window CCGTGGACGGTTGGCCGGGTGAGAAAAAAATGGAAGATCGTTTGTGGCAGCTGACGGGTGAAGTAACGCCAAATGATCAGGTGGCGGATTTTAATCAGGCAATGATGGATCTTGGTGCACTGGTATGCACCCGTTCTAAACCCAAATGCGATCTTTGTCCGCTGAAAAAGGATTGTCGAGCAAATGCTGAACAAAATTGGCAGGCGTATCCGGGGAAAAAGCCGAAGAAAGTATTGCCGGTACGGGAAAGTTATTTTTTGTTGTTGGAAAAAGACGGTAAAGTTGCATTAGAGCAACGGGAAAATAGCGGTTTGTGGGGCGGATTATATTGTTTTCCGCAATTTGCCGATAAAGAAGAATTGCTGGCGTATTTGGCCGCAAATGGTATTCGGCACTATCAGCCATGGCCGGCATTTCGTCATACATTCAGCCATTTTCATTTGGAGATTTATCCCATTTATGCACGAGTTGATGACATCTCTGCGTCATCTGAGGCAAATCGTTCCTCGTGGATAAAAGTCGCGGAAAAGAAAAATCCAAATGAATCTGCGCTATTAAGTGCGGTCAAATATTGGTATGATCCGCAAAATCTCGGATCCATCGGCCTTGCGACGCCGGTGAAAAATTTATTAACTCAGTATGTAAGGAATCGTTATGGCAAGAATGGTATTTTGTGAACGTTTAAAACAAGAAGCGGAAGGCTTGGATTTTCAATTATATCCGGGAGAATTGGGTAAACGTATTTTTGATTCCATTAGCAAACAAGCGTGGGGCGAGTGGATGAAAAAACAAACTATGTTAGTGAATGAGAAAAAATTAAACATGATGAATGCGGAACATCGTAAGTTATTGGAGCAGGAAATGGTGAATTTCCTGTTTGAAGGTAAAGACGTACACATTGAAGGTTATACCCCACCTGAAGCGAAGTAAAATGAAGAAGTATTTAATTCTGGCATTAATTCCCTTTTTGTATGCGTGTGGCGGCGGAGGTTCACATCATCGCGGATTGAATTTTGATGAGGCCTTTGCAAAGGATACCCGTGGTTTAGATATTTTAACCGGACAATTTGCCAATAATATCGACCGCATTTGGGGGGTGAATGAGCTGTTGGTTGCCAGTCGTAAAGACTATGTGAAATATACCGACCGATACTACACGCGTAGCCATGTAAGCTTTGATGAGGGCTTGATTACCATTGAAACGCAGGCGGATTTAAACCGTTTGCATAATGCGATTGTGCATACATTATTGATGGGATCGGATGCGAATGGTATTGATTTATTTGCTTCCGGTGATGTGCCGATCAGTTCTCGTCCCTTTTTGATGGGGCAGGTGATTGACCACCTTGGTGGTCCAATTGCCGATCAGCTAACGGCGAGTAACTTTGCGACGTATTTGATTCAAAATAAGTTACAAACCCGCCGTTTAGCGAATGGTAACCAAGTACAGTTGGTTGTTATTCCAATGATTGCCAACCACGTGGAAGTGCGTGCGCAGAAATATATTCCGATTGTACGTAAAGTGGCACGTCGTTATGGATTGGATGAGAGCTTGATCCTTGGGATTATGCAAACAGAATCCAGTTTTAACCCATATGCGATTAGTTATGCGAACGCCATGGGCTTAATGCAAGTCGTACCGCATACCGCAGGGCGCGATGTGTTCCAAATGAAAGGCATGAGTGGTCAACCAAGTAAAAACTATTTGTTTGATCCTGAGAAGAATATTGATGCCGGCGCGGCTTATTTGTGGTTGCTACAAAATAAATATTTAGATGGCATTACAAACCCGACATCAAAACGCTTTGCCATGATTTCAGCCTATAACAGCGGTGCCGGTGCGGTATTGCGTGTATTCAATGATGATAAAGATGCTGCGATTATGCAAATTAACCAGCTGTATCCGGAGCAGGTTTATCGCATATTGACGACAAGTCACCCCTCTGCGCAGGCGCGTAATTATTTATTGAAAGTCGATAAAGCGCAAAAAAGTTATCGTGTTAGACGTTAAAGAATTTTCAAGAGTATAAAATGTTAATGCCCACAGAATAAATGCACTGTGGGCATTTTTATGGTCATAAAAAATACATAAGTGTATAATTTATATACATTTTGTTTGTTAAACGTGCAAACGAGTGAATTATTTCATGTTTTTTTAAAATAGGTGTTGACTTGAAATCGAAAAAAACGTTTAATACGCACCACTGATGAGTTGCCTCGATAGCTCAGTCGGTAGAGCAGGGGATTGAAAATCCCCGTGTCGGTGGTTCGATTCCGCCTCGAGGCACCACTATTCCTCCTTAGTTCAGTCGGTAGAACGGTGGACTGTTAATCCATATGTCGCAGGTTCGAGTCCCGCAGGAGGAGCCAAATTCTAGAAAGTCGCTAAGTAATTAGCGGCTTTTCTTTTTTTTCAACTTTTTTATTTCGTAAAGCAAAAATTAACGCATAAATTGAAATCAAATTTATGCGTTAATTTTATTATAGCTAGCCAAAGTCCGGCTATAAAAACCATACGCTATGCGCATGAAGCTAAATAGCTTAAGGGATGAACAGAAAAAAATCCTCACTATATAATGAACAAGGCTAACAACCAAAACTCAACATATAGGACGATTATTTAACCCCTCGTAGCGAGCAACTTGTTGCACGAATAATTAACCTCTATGTGTAATTCACGATTTCATGCGTAGCGTGCATCTTGATGCACGACCAAATTATGCACGGAACGTTATTTAACGCTTTCGGGCATTCATGATTTCGTGCAACAAGTTGCACGCTACGATTCCAAATTTATGCGTTAATTTTATTATAGCCAGCCAAAGTCTGGCTATAAAAACCATACGTTATGCGTATGGAGCTAAATAGCTTAAGCGATGAATAGAAAAAATCCTCGCTATATAATGAACAAGGCTGGCAACCAAAATTCAACATATAGGACGATTATTTAACCCCTCGTAGCGTGCAACTTGTTGCACGAATAATTAACCTCGATGTGTAATTCACGATTTCATGCGTAGCGTGCATCTTGATGCACGACTAAATTACGCACGGAACGTTATTTAACGCTTTCGGGCATTCATGATTTCGTGCAACAAGTTGCACGCTACGATTCTGATTTTGTATTCCGCAAAGCAAAAATTAACGCATAAATTGAAATTAAATTTATGCGTTAATTTTATCCTTGGGATTGTGCCCTAAAAAACACTTGGGATTTTCACCGCACTTTTCAGACATAAGCAAGAAAGTGCGGTCATTTTTTGCGGCGTTTTTAGTTTGCGTATTGGGTAATCGCTTGAGTGATTTCTTGATCTTTGTAAATAGATTGAACCACTTCGTTAAGCGTTTCGCCTAGTACTTTCTGGATTTCTGCATTTCTTGCCGAGAAAGCACCGGAGTAGTTGCGAGTCGCATTAATATTTTTGCTGAATTGACCCTTCATGCCTTGAACATGGATAGCGAGTTGAATTTTGCTATCAATATCGTAACGTAGATTGCCTTGGTTGACTTTCGCAAAGAACTCTTGCACATCTACAGTGACAGCAGCATTAGAATTATTCGCCATGCCGATACGAAAACCTTTGCTAACCAGATCTTGTTGTGCCACTTGTTGGAATAATTCGGTAACACTTGGCGTTGCGGATAATTTGACGAGTTTACCATCGGCAACATAACTGGAAATTTCAGGCGCTTGGCGCATATCGCGAGTGGTAACGTAAACAACCGTAGATTGATTCACATTCATGGTGGCTTGTGGTGATGGCGGTGTAAAGCTCAAGGTGCTGGGTTCGCTTTGGCAACCGGTTAATACCGCACTGGAAAGCAGAACAGAGCCGAGAATAACGGTTTTCAGATTAAATTTCATAATATCCTCATCAGTTTGATTAATTTGCGCTATTCTTACAAAGTTACAAGTAATTGTATAGTCTCCTCATTTAATAAATCCCTTAAGGAAGAAGTATGTCAAAACAACAAGCATTAGAACAACGATTATGTCAGAAATTTCAACCGCACTTTATTACGGTTGAAAACGAAAGTCATATGCACAGCTCCGGGCGTGGTGCGGATTCGCATTTTAAAATTGTATTAGTCAGTGACGCCTTTGAAGGGCAGAGTAAAGTCGCACGCCATCGTAAAATCTATCAATTCCTTTCACAAGATTTACAAAATGGCATCCATGCCTTGGCATTGCATCTTTATACTCAGCAAGAGTGGGATGAATTAGGGCAGCAGTTCCCGAAATCCCCTCGTTGTGCCGGTGTTGGGCTATAGTTCCTTACCTCTTTGTTATTACGCAATAAAATAAAAAATTGATTTTTTGCAAGTTATGTGCAGTTTTTCTTGGAAAATCGAGAAAGAGCCACGTTTCAAAGTGGCATGAACGTTATTATTTGGTTAAAATAAGGCATTTATTTTTAGCAATATTTTAACGTTTTGTCATGGGTGTTGCGTGCCTTTGACAAATGAATAGCAGAATTTGAGTTTTATTTTTACCGGTTGAAGAGTGATTATTTGGTGTAGAGGTATCTTGTTGTTTCTTCTTTAATCATTTCAACAACCATCACTCAAGACGAGGTAATAACCTCAGGGTTATTGCTGTATTTTTAATCTAACAAAAGTAGTGCAAACAATATGATTACGATTAAAAAAGGCTTGGATCTTCCTATTGCAGGAAAACCGGAGCAGGTAATCCATAACGGGAATACCGTTACTGAAGTTGCTTTGCTGGGTGAAGAGTATGTGGGAATGCGCCCTTCGATGAAGGTTCGCGAAGGTGATGTAGTGAAAAAAGGTCAGGTGCTTTTTGAAGACAAAAAGAACCCTGGTGTGATTTTCACCGCACCGGCGAGTGGCACGATCACCGCTATTCATCGTGGCGAGAAACGTGTATTACAGTCTGTGGTAATTAAAGTGGAAGGCAATGAAGCGCTTTCTTTCGATAAATACGAGGCAGCTGAACTGAACACGTTAAGTGCAGAGCAAGTGCGTAAAAATTTACAGGAATCCGGTTTATGGACAGCGTTTCGTACCCGTCCATTCAGCAAAGTGCCTGCGATTGATGGCGTGCCTTCATCCATTTTCGTTAATGCGATGGACACCAATCCCCTCGCTGCAGATCCTGCGGTTATTATTGCAGCGTCCGAAAATGATTTCGTCAATGGCTTAACCGTGTTAAGTCGTTTACATGACGGCAACATTCACTTATGTAAAGCGCCTGATAATAAAATTCCGGCATCACACGCGAGTAATGTGATCGTGGATGAATTTGCCGGGCCGCATCCGGCAGGATTAAGTGGCACACATATCGATTTTATTGATCCGGTGGGCATCAATAAAATCGTTTGGTATATCAACTATCAAGATGTGATTGCTATCGGTAAATTATTTACCACTGGTGAGCTCAATGTCGAACGTGTGGTTTCTCTTGCGGGGCCACAAGTCAAATCGCCACGTTTAGTGCGTACAGTCATCGGTGCTAACCTCTCTCAATTAACCGCAGGTGAATTAAAAGACGGTAATAATCGCGTGATTTCCGGTTCAGTGCTTTGCGGTCAAACGGCAAAAGGTGTGCATGATTATTTAGGTCGTTATGCATTACAAGTTTCTGTGATCGAAGAAGGTAACGAGAAAGAATTTTTCGGTTGGATTACACCACAACCGAATAAATATTCGATTACCCGTACAGTGCTTGGTCACTTTGGCAAGAAATTATTTAACTTCACTACCGCAGAAAATGGTGGTGAACGTGCAATGGTACCAATCGGTAGCTATGAGCGCGTGATGCCGTTGGATATTTTACCGACATTATTATTACGTGATTTAATCGTGGGCGATACTGATGGCGCACAAGCGTTAGGTTGTCTTGAATTAGATGAAGAAGACTTAGCGTTGTGTTCTTTCGTTTGCCCGGGCAAATATGAATACGGTTCAATCTTGCGTCAAGTATTAGATAAGATTGAGAAGGAAGGTTAAAAATGGGTTTGAAAAATCTTTTTGAAAAAATGGAACCCGCGTTTTTACCAGGCGGTAAATACAGCAAGCTTTATCCGATCTTTGAATCGATTTATACCTTGCTTTATACACCGGGTACGGTAACGCACAAAAACACACACGTTCGCGATGCGTTAGACTCAAAACGTATGATGATTACGGTTTTCCTCGCATTGTTTCCGGCGATTTTCTACGGTATGTACAATGTGGGTAACCAAGCGATCCCTGCCTTAAATCAATTAGGCAATTTAGAACAATTAATTGCGAGTGATTGGCACTATGCCCTTGCAAGTTCATTAGGTTTAGATTTAACCACGAATGCAACTTGGGGCTCCAAAATGGCATTAGGGGCGATTTTCTTCTTACCAATTTACTTAGTGGTGTTTACCGTATGTACGATGTGGGAATTATTGTTCTCCGTTGTGCGTGGCCACGAAGTGAATGAAGGGATGTTCGTTTCTACAATTCTGTTTGCCTTAATCGTTCCGCCAACATTGCCATTATGGCAAGCCGCACTTGGTATCACCTTTGGTATCGTAGTAGCAAAAGAAATCTTCGGTGGTGTCGGTCGTAACTTTATGAACCCTGCGCTTGCTGGTCGTGCATTCTTATTCTTCGCTTATCCGGCACAAATTTCCGGTGACTTAGTATGGACTGCTGCAGATGGTTTCTCAGGCGCAACCGCACTTTCACAATGGTCACAAGGTGGTCAAGCCGCATTGCAACATACGGTAACCGGCGAACCAATTACTTGGATGGATGCGTTCATTGGTAATATTCCCGGTTCAATGGGTGAGGTTTCAACGCTCGCATTGTTAATCGGTGGTGCAGTGATCGTGTTCACCCGCATCGCCTCTTGGCGCATTATGGCGGGTGTGATGATCGGTATGATTGGTACAGCAACCTTATTTAACTTAATTGGCTCCGATACTAACCCAATGTTCTCCATGCCTTGGCATTGGCACTTCGTATTAGGTGGTTTTGCGCTGGGGATGATCTTCATGGCAACTGACCCTGTATCTGCGTCATTTACCAATACCGGTAAATGGTGGTACGGCGCGTTAATTGGTGTGATGGCAGTATTAATTCGTACAGTGAACCCGGCTTACCCAGAAGGGATGATGTTAGCGATTTTATTTGCAAACTTGTTTGCACCAATTTTCGACTACATCGTGGTTCAAGCAAATATCAAACGTCGGAGAGCAAGAACAAATGGCTAAATTTAATAAAGATAGCGTTGGCGGTACAGTTACCGTTGTTGTATTGCTAAGTTTGGTGTGTTCTATCGTGGTTTCCGGTGCCGCAGTTGCATTGAAATCAAAACAAGATGAACAAAAAGCACTTGACGTTCAACGTAATATTTTAACGGTTGCCGGCCTAATGAAAGAAGATAATGCTTCTGTCATTAAAGACACTTATAACAAGTTTATTGAACCTCGTTTAGTGGATTTGCAAAGTGGTGATTTTGTTCAAGCCTCAAAAGAGGATGTGGAAAAATTTGATCCAAAAACAGCGGTAAAATCGACCGCACTTAGTCAAGCCATTCCTGCGGAGCAAGACAAAGCCGGGATTAAAGTGCGAGCGAATCAAGCGCGTGTTTACCTTGTAAAAGATGAACAAGGTCGGGTCAATCAAGTCATATTGCCTATGTACGGTCGCGGTTTATGGTCAACAATGTACGGTTTCGTTGCGGTTGCCCCAGATGCCAATACCATCAAAGGCATTACTTACTATGATCAAGGTGAAACCGCCGGTCTTGGTGGTGAAATCGCCAATCCGCGTTGGCAAGCACTTTTCGTAGATAAGAAACTGTTTGATGATAATCAACGTGTGGCTATTCGTGTTGCTAAAAATGCGTCTTCTAACAAAGAACACGGCGTTGATGCCTTATCAGGTGCAACCTTAACCTCAAATGGTGTGCAAGGTTCTTTTGATTATTGGTTTAGTCAAAATGGTTTTGGTCCATTCTTAGCAAAATTTAAAGCGGGGGCAAGATAATGGCTGATGCAAAAAGCAATTTAAAAGCACTTTTGCTTAATCCGATCGTAAAAAATAACCCGATTGCGCTGCAAATTTTGGGTATTTGTTCTGCATTAGCGGTAACAACTCAATTACAAACCGCAATCGTTATGGCAATCGCGGTAAGTTTAGTAACTGGTTTTTCCAGTATGTTTATTTCAATGATTCGCCAGTACATTCCAAATAGTATTCGTATCATTGTACAACTGGCAATTATCGCGTCTTTGGTAATTTTGGTTGACCAAGTATTGAAAGCTTTTGCTTATGGTTTATCGAAACAGCTCTCGGTATTCGTGGGATTGATTATTACCAACTGTATCGTGATGGGTCGTGCAGAAGCTTTTGCGATGAAATCTCGTCCGCTTGAGAGCTTTGTTGACGGTATCGGTAACGGTTTAGGTTACGGTGCAATTTTATTAATTGTTGCAACGTTACGCGAGTTAATTGGTTCTGGTCGTTTACTTGGTTTCCCTGTATTCCAAACCATTCAAGACGGTGGTTGGTATCAACCGAACGGCTTGTTCCTTCTTGCACCAAGTGCGTTCTTTATTATCGGCTTCATCATTTGGGGCTTAAGAACGTGGAAACCTGAGCAACAGGAGAAATAATCAATGGAACATTATATTAGCCTATTTGTGAAGGCGATCTTCATTGAAAATATGGCGCTTTCTTTCTTCTTAGGAATGTGTACTTTCCTTGCCGTATCGAAAAAAGTGTCAACGGCATTCGGCTTAGGGGTTGCAGTAACAGTTGTGCTTGGCATTTCTGTACCGGCGAACCAATTTGTGTTTGAACACGTGCTAAAAGATGGTGCTTTAGTTGAAGGCGTAGATTTATCCTTCTTAAGCTTTATTACGTTTATCGGGATTATCGCGGGTATCGTTCAAATTCTTGAAATGACGCTCGATAAATTCTTCCCGGCACTTTATAACGCATTGGGGATTTTCCTTCCGCTTATTGCTGTAAACTGTGCGATCTTCGGTGGCGTATCCTTTGCGATTCAACGTGAATATACCTTCGCAGAATCTGCTGTGTACGGTATTGGTGCAGGCTTGGGGTGGATGTTGGCAATCGTTGCGTTAGCCGGTTTAACTGAGAAAATGAAATATGCGGATGTGCCGGCCGGTTTGAAAGGTTTAGGGATTACCTTTATCTCAGCGGGCTTAATGGCGCTTGGTTTTATGTCATTTTCCGGTATTCAGTTATAAGGAGGGCGTAAATGAGCGAAACAACAATTCTTGTACTCGGTGTTGCAGCCTTTACCGCTATCGTTTTAGTGCTTGTCGCCATTATTCTATTTGCCAAATCTAAATTGGTCGATTCCGGCGACATTACCATTCAAATTAATAATGATCCCAATAAAGCCATTACGTTACCGGCCGGTGGCAAATTGCTTGGTGCGCTTGCCAGCAAAGGGATCTTTGTGTCATCAGCTTGTGGCGGTGGCGGTTCCTGTGGTCAATGTGTGGTAAAAGTGAAAAGCGGTGGCGGTGAAATTTTACCGACAGAGTTATCTCACATCACCAAACGTGAAGCGAAAGAAGGCTATCGTCTTTCTTGCCAAGTGAACGTGAAAGGCAATATGGACATTGAATTGCCGGAAGAAATCTTTGGTGTGAAAAAATGGGAATGTACCGTTATTTCTAATGATAACAAAGCCACCTTTATCAAAGAGCTGAAATTAGCGATTCCTGAGGGTGAAGAAGTACCATTCCGTGCCGGTGGTTATATCCAAATCGAAGCCGATCCACATACGGTTTACTATAAAGATTTCGATATTCCGAAAGAATACCATGAGGACTGGGATAAATATGACCTGTGGCGTTATGTGTCCAAAGTCGATGAGCATATTATCCGTGCTTACTCCATGGCATCTTATCCGGAAGAAAAAGGCATTATTATGCTGAATGTGCGTATTGCGACGCCTCCGCCACGTCAACCGGATGCGCCTCCGGGACAAATGTCTTCTTACATTTGGTCATTAAAACCAGGTGATAAAGTGACGATTTCCGGTCCGTTTGGTGAATTCTTCGCGAAAGAAACCGACAACGAAATGGTCTTTATTGGTGGTGGTGCAGGTATGGCGCCAATGCGTTCCCATATCTTTGACCAATTAAAACGTTTGCACTCTAAACGTAAAATGTCTTTCTGGTATGGTGCGCGTTCTAAACGTGAAATGTTCTATGTAGAAGATTTTGATCAGCTTCAAGCAGAAAACCCGAACTTTACATGGCACGTAGCATTATCAGATCCGTTACCGGAAGATAACTGGACGGGCTACACCGGCTTTATTCACAATGTGCTTTATGAAAACTATTTGAAAAATCATGAAGCACCTGAAGATTGTGAATACTACATGTGCGGACCTCCGGTGATGAATGCAGCGGTAATCAAAATGTTGAAAGACCTCGGTGTTGAAGATGAAAACATCTTATTAGATGACTTCGGTGGTTAATCTATAATAGAGAGAAAACTATCTCAAAACTGACCGCACTTGAGCATCATGCTTTCCATGATCAGTTTAAACACAATAAGCCCTGTATTTTACAGGGCTTATTTTTTGTCTAAACGAATGCTTTATTTAATTTTTATTATAGCTAGCCAAAGTCTGGCTATAAAAACCATACGCTATGCGTGTGGAGCTAAATAGCTTAAGCGATGAATAGAAAAAAATCTTCGCTATATAATGAACAAGGATGACAATCAAAATTCAGCATATAGGCTGATTATTTACTCCTCGTAGCGTGCATCTTGATGCACGACCAAATTACACAGGGAACGTTATTTAACGCTTTCGGGCATTCACGATTTCGTGCAACAAGTTGCACGCTACAATTCTTCGGTGGTTAATCTATAATAGAGAGAAAACTATCTCAAAACTGACCGCACTTGAGCATCATGCTTTCTATGATCAGTTTAAACACAATAAGCCCTGTATTTTGCAGGGCTTATTTTTTGTCTAAATGAATGCTTTATTTAGATAAAAATTAACAAAATTATTAAATAATTAGATATTATCTATATTATTCTATCTTTTATTCTAAATTTTTCCTATTTTTAATGGTTGTTTTGGAAAAATAAGAAGAGTTGTTGCATAGTGATTCCGATTAATAAAAACAATATATGCAAACATCATCAACAGGAGATTTTCCCATGTCTAACGCAGTCGCTTCTTTAGAAGCATTTTTAGCCAAAGTCGAACAACGTGACGGAAACCAACCGGAATTTTTACAAGCGGTACGTGAAGTCTTTACGTCTATTTGGCCATTCCTTGAGAAAAACCCAAAATACCGTGCTGAAGCGTTGTTGGAACGTTTAGTTGAGCCTGAACGAGCCATCCAATTTCGGGTCGCATGGACAGATGACAAAGGCCAAGTACAAGTCAACCGCGCTTTCCGCATTCAATTCAACAGCGCTATCGGCCCTTTCAAAGGTGGCATGCGTTTTCACCCGTCCGTCAACCAATCCATTTTAAAATTCTTAGGCTTTGAGCAAATTTTCAAAAATGCTTTAACCACATTGCCAATGGGTGGCGCCAAAGGCGGTTCCGACTTTGATCCAAAAGGCAAAAGTGATGCGGAAGTCATGCGCTTCTGCCAAGCCTTAATGACTGAACTTTATCGCCACATCGGCCCGGATACCGATGTGCCTGCTGGGGATATTGGTGTCGGCGCCCGTGAAGTAGGTTATTTAACCGGCATGATGAAAAAACTCTCCAATCAAACCGGCTGTGTTTTTACCGGCAAAGGCTTGAGTTTCGGCGGTAGTTTAATTCGTCCGGAAGCCACCGGTTATGGTTTGGTCTATTTCGTCCAAGCGATGTTGGCAGAAAAAGGGCAAGATCTGAAAGGCAAAACCGTTGCGGTTTCCGGCTCCGGCAACGTGGCACAATATGTGATTGAAAAAGCCCTGCAACTAGGCGCAAAAGTCATTAGCTGTTCCGACTCATCCGGCACCGTTGTGGATGAAGAAGGTTTCACTCAAGAAAAATTAGCCGCGTTAATGGACATCAAAAACGTCAAACGGGGTCGTGTAAAAGATTATGCCGCTCTCTTTGGTTTGAAATATGTTGCCGGCGCGCGCCCATGGCATTTAAAAGTGGATATTGCACTCCCATGTGCCACCCAAAACGAATTGGCATTAAGCGACGCACAAGCCTTGATTGCCAATGGCGTGCAAGTGGTGGCGGAAGGTGCCAATATGCCAACGACCATTGACGCCACCAATGCCTTTATTGACGCCGGCGTACTCTTCGGACCAGGCAAAGCAGCAAATGCAGGCGGCGTCGCCACTTCCGGTTTAGAAATGTCGCAAAACGCACAACGCTTAAGTTGGACAAGAGAAGAAGTCGATGCCAAATTGCACCGCATTATGTTAGACATTCATGCGAACTGTAAAAAATACGGCAGTGATGCGCAAGGTAACATCAACTATGTGGTGGGTGCGAACGTCGCCGGTTTCGTTAAAGTGGCTGATGCCATGTTGGCACAAGGCGTGTATTAATTTTTCGATATTTCGCTTGCGAGGATAAAGAAAAGTGCGGTGGATTTCAAAACGCTTTAAAAATCCACCGCACTTCTTTATTTTGAGCTTGCGCTTATTTCATCGCAATCATGGAACCGAAGTTAAAGCATTGGAACCAAAGCTCCACATGAGAAAAGCCGACATTTTTTAATCGCGCTTTGTGGGTTTCAATGCTGTCTGTGCGCATCACATTTTCAAGTGCGGTACGTTTTTGGCTCACTTCTAATTCGCTGTAACCGTTGGCGCGTTTAAATTGATGGTGGAGATCAATCAGTAAG belongs to Aggregatibacter sp. 2125159857 and includes:
- the mutY gene encoding A/G-specific adenine glycosylase; protein product: MLAQFTPHAPFAQSVLTWYAKFGRKNLPWQQNKTLYGVWLSEVMLQQTQVATVIPYFERFVKTFPNLTALADAPLDEVLHLWTGLGYYARARNLHKAAQVMRDHHGGKFPTEFEQVLALPGVGRSTAGAILSSCLNAPYPILDGNVKRVLSRYFAVDGWPGEKKMEDRLWQLTGEVTPNDQVADFNQAMMDLGALVCTRSKPKCDLCPLKKDCRANAEQNWQAYPGKKPKKVLPVRESYFLLLEKDGKVALEQRENSGLWGGLYCFPQFADKEELLAYLAANGIRHYQPWPAFRHTFSHFHLEIYPIYARVDDISASSEANRSSWIKVAEKKNPNESALLSAVKYWYDPQNLGSIGLATPVKNLLTQYVRNRYGKNGIL
- a CDS encoding YajG family lipoprotein gives rise to the protein MKFNLKTVILGSVLLSSAVLTGCQSEPSTLSFTPPSPQATMNVNQSTVVYVTTRDMRQAPEISSYVADGKLVKLSATPSVTELFQQVAQQDLVSKGFRIGMANNSNAAVTVDVQEFFAKVNQGNLRYDIDSKIQLAIHVQGMKGQFSKNINATRNYSGAFSARNAEIQKVLGETLNEVVQSIYKDQEITQAITQYAN
- a CDS encoding Na(+)-translocating NADH-quinone reductase subunit C — encoded protein: MAKFNKDSVGGTVTVVVLLSLVCSIVVSGAAVALKSKQDEQKALDVQRNILTVAGLMKEDNASVIKDTYNKFIEPRLVDLQSGDFVQASKEDVEKFDPKTAVKSTALSQAIPAEQDKAGIKVRANQARVYLVKDEQGRVNQVILPMYGRGLWSTMYGFVAVAPDANTIKGITYYDQGETAGLGGEIANPRWQALFVDKKLFDDNQRVAIRVAKNASSNKEHGVDALSGATLTSNGVQGSFDYWFSQNGFGPFLAKFKAGAR
- a CDS encoding Na(+)-translocating NADH-quinone reductase subunit A, with product MITIKKGLDLPIAGKPEQVIHNGNTVTEVALLGEEYVGMRPSMKVREGDVVKKGQVLFEDKKNPGVIFTAPASGTITAIHRGEKRVLQSVVIKVEGNEALSFDKYEAAELNTLSAEQVRKNLQESGLWTAFRTRPFSKVPAIDGVPSSIFVNAMDTNPLAADPAVIIAASENDFVNGLTVLSRLHDGNIHLCKAPDNKIPASHASNVIVDEFAGPHPAGLSGTHIDFIDPVGINKIVWYINYQDVIAIGKLFTTGELNVERVVSLAGPQVKSPRLVRTVIGANLSQLTAGELKDGNNRVISGSVLCGQTAKGVHDYLGRYALQVSVIEEGNEKEFFGWITPQPNKYSITRTVLGHFGKKLFNFTTAENGGERAMVPIGSYERVMPLDILPTLLLRDLIVGDTDGAQALGCLELDEEDLALCSFVCPGKYEYGSILRQVLDKIEKEG
- a CDS encoding NADH:ubiquinone reductase (Na(+)-transporting) subunit D, which codes for MADAKSNLKALLLNPIVKNNPIALQILGICSALAVTTQLQTAIVMAIAVSLVTGFSSMFISMIRQYIPNSIRIIVQLAIIASLVILVDQVLKAFAYGLSKQLSVFVGLIITNCIVMGRAEAFAMKSRPLESFVDGIGNGLGYGAILLIVATLRELIGSGRLLGFPVFQTIQDGGWYQPNGLFLLAPSAFFIIGFIIWGLRTWKPEQQEK
- the mltC gene encoding membrane-bound lytic murein transglycosylase MltC; the encoded protein is MKKYLILALIPFLYACGGGGSHHRGLNFDEAFAKDTRGLDILTGQFANNIDRIWGVNELLVASRKDYVKYTDRYYTRSHVSFDEGLITIETQADLNRLHNAIVHTLLMGSDANGIDLFASGDVPISSRPFLMGQVIDHLGGPIADQLTASNFATYLIQNKLQTRRLANGNQVQLVVIPMIANHVEVRAQKYIPIVRKVARRYGLDESLILGIMQTESSFNPYAISYANAMGLMQVVPHTAGRDVFQMKGMSGQPSKNYLFDPEKNIDAGAAYLWLLQNKYLDGITNPTSKRFAMISAYNSGAGAVLRVFNDDKDAAIMQINQLYPEQVYRILTTSHPSAQARNYLLKVDKAQKSYRVRR
- a CDS encoding NADH:ubiquinone reductase (Na(+)-transporting) subunit B, translating into MGLKNLFEKMEPAFLPGGKYSKLYPIFESIYTLLYTPGTVTHKNTHVRDALDSKRMMITVFLALFPAIFYGMYNVGNQAIPALNQLGNLEQLIASDWHYALASSLGLDLTTNATWGSKMALGAIFFLPIYLVVFTVCTMWELLFSVVRGHEVNEGMFVSTILFALIVPPTLPLWQAALGITFGIVVAKEIFGGVGRNFMNPALAGRAFLFFAYPAQISGDLVWTAADGFSGATALSQWSQGGQAALQHTVTGEPITWMDAFIGNIPGSMGEVSTLALLIGGAVIVFTRIASWRIMAGVMIGMIGTATLFNLIGSDTNPMFSMPWHWHFVLGGFALGMIFMATDPVSASFTNTGKWWYGALIGVMAVLIRTVNPAYPEGMMLAILFANLFAPIFDYIVVQANIKRRRARTNG
- a CDS encoding oxidative damage protection protein, yielding MARMVFCERLKQEAEGLDFQLYPGELGKRIFDSISKQAWGEWMKKQTMLVNEKKLNMMNAEHRKLLEQEMVNFLFEGKDVHIEGYTPPEAK
- a CDS encoding BolA family transcriptional regulator, coding for MSKQQALEQRLCQKFQPHFITVENESHMHSSGRGADSHFKIVLVSDAFEGQSKVARHRKIYQFLSQDLQNGIHALALHLYTQQEWDELGQQFPKSPRCAGVGL